AGTTGGCTGGAGATTTACTAAAGGTCATATCTCCAAGACCTGTTGTAACGAACATAAATCATTTGAACTGTTGAGAATATTGTGATCATGCACAAGGAGTTTCAGGTAGCTTCTGATATGTGGTATGGCCTGCAGTCCGGACACAGTAGTGCAAGTTTGACATACACTAGATATATGAAAGTCAAACAAGGGAACTGCCTAAAATCTTGGACATGGAAGCATATTTTGGtcttaatatatatttgtcCCTTGTGGTTGTCTTATTACTTTCTTCATTGACTGCATAAGAATGGTATTACTCATGCCAAGAGTTTGAGCGATGGGCTGGTTTGAAAGCTTTTTTGGAGCTTTATTTTTTGAACCTGCCTAATACTCAGGCGCCTCATACTCTTGCAGTTAcagtgattttcaaaatttatttgttcatttcttAGAAATTGCCTTCTTAACGATTGGGATGGTTAAATGTACTATTTCATGCTCTAGCAGGAAATTAAACCATGCAGGGATATGGTTGGTGATGATCTAAGGtttgaaatatcggtaaatacgGATATCTCAGTATTTGAATTTTACggatatcggagaaatatcggtgaaTATTGTGACAAAAATATCGATTAAATAGAAATggttcaaaattcatgaaaatgcttcaaaaactttaaaaaatgataaaataaataaaaacatatatattaaagttattttataagtgtaattgagataaatataattaatgataatatttatcaaatttttataaacaaattagtttaaattcctttaatatatttttatttatttattttaaaattttaaaaatatttttatgaaaacatgttttattacattttaaataaaaatttaaattgatttatataaaatattttatttaaaatttaatttttaaaattttgttacaaATCTATAGtgacaattttttctattaacaataatttatttaaatgattaaaaattatattaatagtttatcttaacaaattaattttaatttatatataaaatattaaaacttcatttttatttttttatattttagcaaattttgaataaatttatatttttaattttttaaaataaaaacattcaaaattatatatgatttttaatatttaattatcatataaattatgttttttttatacttttagtaatcaattaaataaaatttaaaataaaatatgtaaaattaattaatttattaaaatgtttttttaataatggtttttaagaTAACTTTTGTATGCATTTAATAAGGGTGAGTCAGTCCAGGTGGTTGTTGCCATTCATCCCAAGCCAACCCTTTTGGCTTAGGTTCAAACTCGAGagcaataaaaattatttaaaagggCTTTTGACCTCAAAATAATACTCAATTTAGTGTATCATATAAGTTGTCATGTCATAAAATGGTACTTTGATGTTGTttcatttgaaatatttaactttaattttttaaataaaaatattatattattttaaatttaaataaatttatgtcattatttaaaaaataataatatattagtgTCGTTTTTAGTCTATCTATTTCTATTTATGAAAAGTTCAAAAATCATCATATAATAACCCAGAAATtgcaatagaaaagaaaagaaaaagggaggtttgtgatgattttaaaatcttttctaCTAGGTAATCTAGTATCGATCTTTTTGATTCTTCTCTTCATAGTAAACTGATGGGGGGATGCGGAGCAATAGGTCGAATTACTATACCTTAGATGCCCACAAGGGAAGGCCCAAGGACTTTTTCTTTTCCGACTAAGAGTGCTAACTCTGAATACTTTAATAGTAAATATACTAACTACTACGAGAGCATGAGAGAAAGACATACGACAAGAGTGCGAGAGAGATTTTCTGATCTTCAGTGAGCAACAGATATACTAAGAAAGCAGAGGGATGGCATTCAttcttaatttgatataaaaatatttttttaaattttattaaaatataatgaattatatttatttaaaacaaataaattatgaaagtctatttgaaaaaaataaacaatataaattattatattaattaataattttttatatattatatgtaaatGGTATATAAAACCGTAGTTAGTACTCtgactttaaatttaaagtttaaatCATGGTTAGTGATTATGATTTTTaactattatgaaaaaataaaaccattgCAGTTAATTATGGTTTTATGACGCGATAGTTTGCGTGGAAAAGAAATCgtgagattgaaaattatttttaaaaaaagtttattttatgttttcacttttcattgTAAAATTTTGGGTCAAAAGTGGCGTTTACGCGTTTACGAGGGTCCGAAGACAGGCGCCAAAAACACGGCGTGTGCTGATTTTTGAGGGCCCATATGTTCTTTTAATTCTAAAGAATTCAACTTCCATTTCCAACGGTCACAGGTAATCTCATTGGTCCATCGCTTTGCCCTCCTTTTTATTGGGTCGACAAATGGGGCCTGTTAATGGACTTTTCATTTGTTTCTAATTATCTCTCCGGGGTCGTTTACGTGGCAAAACACATTCACATTagattgaaaatgattttgaaaacaagtttattttatgaattttttttgttttgggtcAAAACTCGAGCTCACTTCCAACGGTGACGGGTAGTTTCATTGGTCCATCGCTTATTCGGTCGGCAAATGGGGCCTGCTAATGGACTTTTCACTTGTTTCTAAACTTGAGTACAGGTTTCTTTCCTTAACTGATTTGTTTGCTTCCATCGTGTTATATGCTCTAGCTACTTGCCCAGCTTTAAGCCTTTAACACGGTTTCGCTTGCTAAAAGGTCAAAAAGAAGGGTTTGGAAAAAGGAAAGAtacccaaaaaggaaaaatataatataacatttccGACTCACTATGAAATGATGACTAGAAGGTGGACCTATTCAATAGTCAATACAATTGCTtttattttcatgcattttttatttcctcaacAAGCACATGAAACTCTTTGGCCGTTGCCACTTGtctatttacattttttttttcttaattttctcaggattaaactattaaaaatatatataaatctgAATAGATTTTTacgtgtttttcttttttcttttttatttatttgtaatatatttgaaaacattgtttacaaatataagttttttttttttacattttcttacATGTACAGTATACTGATTGTTTGGATTAGATTGACCCTGACATTTGtggataaaaaaaagaaaaaagattaatGATAAAACCTTCATCGTCGTTGCCCTATAAAGTAGAGTtgaaatttacttttaaaatggaGGTTGGAATAATTAGCCCCCTTTACTGTCCACATAAATATCCTAGTATATTTTACAAGATtacggtaatttaaaaaacataataattttgGACTggtagaaataaataaatttttttaattatctttttaaattcattttcttcaaatattttttcatacaCTCGGATACACGTTGTCTTTCTTgggaataaaaaatttcaaggcCCCGCGTATAATAACCCGAGTTAATTTTTGGGAAGGTGTTGCCAAATTACATACCAACGTTCGATGCCCTAAGAACCAATACAATGAATTAAGTGGGACGTttgaaatatcaataaatacggatatattggtatttaaattttacgaatatatcgaaaatattaaaaaaatatccgtgaatattttaatataaatatacaaaaaaataattcaaaattcataaaaatatttggaacaaaaactctaaaaaataataaaataactaaaaaatacacatgttaaaattattttgcaaGTATAATCGACAAAAATATAGTTAATGAGAAAAATATCGATAAGTATGGATATATtggttttaatatataatttattatttatcatatcaaattaattttaatttataaaatattagaagttcattattattatttttatatatttagtatttttttaataaatttatatttttaatattttaaaataaaaacattcaaaattaaaaggataaatataaaaaatttaaaagtgaaataatagtaaaattttaaaatagaattaataagataaatgatgatatatttaatattaaaactataatttatttaattcatatataatcactaatataaaataaatgatcatgtatgatttttaaaatttaattattatataaatgatatataaaaaaagatttattaagaaaattattataatgacttttatatttttattcattaattaaataaacattaaaataaactaattagaatttatttatttatttattccttttagaatgaactttaaaatatttgttgttcATGCATATTAAACTTGACCCGGTGGTAGCGACCTTCAATCCGAAGCTTTTTGCTTGGGTTCAAATCCCAAAAAAAAGCCCCCTCGGGCGCCTCGCGGTAGAATAAAGATCCCCTAAAAATCCCTCCGTTGAAAACGCCGAAATATAAGGTGTGAAATAAAATATGGTGTCTGTCCCCCCTAACcgaaatttcaaaccaaaatttcaATCGAATCTTGCAGAAGAGTATGAGAGCAATCAAATCTTTGCCTATATAAATATGAAGCATCCAGGATACCTATCCATTCAGAAATTGTCACTTTATTGTTCTTCAACAACAAAGCAATCTCCATTACTAGAGctccatttttcattttttttcttgccttGATTAGTGTCCCGTCTTGCCTTAGTGCtgctttgaaaacaaaattcatCTCTTGTTTCAATTTTCTTTCAGTCTTGCTACCCGTTTTTGTCTTTTGAGAACATCATGCCCAATATTTTGCCTGTCAACTTAGGTAGCATAGGCTCCTCACTCGATGTGCAAAGCACCCTCAGCAAAGCCAGCAAGAGATGGCACTCGGCTTTTGCTACTATATATTGTTTCAGGGCCCTACACTCTCTTCTCAACGATCCTCTCtccaacaacaaaaacaagagCAGGAAACTCCTGCTTAATACTCCTCCTTTTGTGGTCCTCGATGTGCCAAGCACCCTCAGCAAAGCCAGCAAGAGATGGCACTTGGCTTTTTCTACTATATATTGTTCCAGGGCCCTACACTCTCTTCTCAACGATCCTCTCtccaacaacaaaaacaagagCAGGAAACTCCTGCTTAATACTCCTTTTGTGGTCCTCGATGTTAAGCCCTCTTCTGGCTTCTCAGACATTGATCAAACAAGCCTCACTGCTTTAGTGAAGGAGAAAAACTTGGACCAGCTTCTTGAACTTAGAGGAGTTGAAGGTGTGGCTGAAGCTCTAAAAGCAGATATCAAAAATGGCATCCATGGTGACGTTAAAGATGTTGCTCGCAGGAAGGAGGAGTTCGGTTCAAACACATACCAGAAGCCCCCTACGAAAAGCTTCCTCCACTTTGTGGTGGAAGCATTTAAGGATCTTACCATTCTCGTACTTCTTGCTTGTGCTACACTCTCTGTCGGTTTTGGGATTAAAGAGCATGGAGTGAAGGAAGGGTGGTATGATGGTGGAAGCATCTTTCTTGCTATCTTTCTAGTCATTTCTGTCTCTGCTGTAATTAACTTCAAACAAAACAGACAATTTGATAAGTTGTCAAAGGCCAGCAACAATATACAGGTTGATGTTGTCCGGCATGGGCGACTTCAGCAGATTTCTATATTTGAGATTGTTGTTGGAGATGTTGTTTGCTTGAAGATTGGAGATCAAGTTCCTGCTGATGGATTGTTCTTGGATGGGCATTCATTACAAGTGGATGAATCAAGCATGACAGGGGAGAATGATCATGTGGAAGTCAACACCAGCCTGaatccatttttgttttctggAACCAAAGTGGCTGATGGATATGCTCGAATGCTTGTGACGTCTGTTGGGATGAACACAACGTGGGGTGAGATGATGAGCACAATCAGCCACGACGCTAATGAACAGACACCCTTACAAGCTCGGCTTAACAAGCTAACTTCATCAATTGGTAAGTTTGGTCTGGCAGCTGCTTTTCTAGTTCTTGTATTGTTGCTGGTTCGCTACTTCACAGGGAATACAAAAGATGAGAATGGAAATCAAGAGTTCAATGCCAGCAAGACAAAGGCTGGTGACATAGTGAATGCTGTGGTCGGAATCATTGCTGCCGCAATTACCATTGTGGTTGTTGCCATTCCAGAAGGCTTGCCGTTGGCTGTCACACTCACTCTTGGTTATTCAATGAAAAGAATGATGGCTGACCAGGTTATGGTTCGGAAGCTCTCTGCCTGTGAGACCATGGGCTTCGCCACCATCATTTGTACTGACAAAACAGGTACCCTCACTCTGAACCAGATGAAGGTGACAAAATTTTGGCTTGGCAAACAACCTATTGAAGCTGCCTCTTCAATTGCCACAGATCTTCTCGAATTGATTCGACAAGGAGTTGCTTTGAACACGACTGGTAGCATTTATAGGGAGCCTTCCTCATCTAAATTCGAGTTCTCTGGTAGTCCCACTGAAAAAGCAATACTTTCTTGGGCTGTCCTGGAACTTGGTATGGACATGGAGAGAATGAAGAAGAATTACACCATTCTTCATGTTGAAGCTTTCAATTCGGAGAAGAAAAGGAGCGGTATTTTAATAAG
This region of Vitis vinifera cultivar Pinot Noir 40024 chromosome 5, ASM3070453v1 genomic DNA includes:
- the LOC100246058 gene encoding putative calcium-transporting ATPase 13, plasma membrane-type, with protein sequence MPNILPVNLGSIGSSLDVQSTLSKASKRWHSAFATIYCFRALHSLLNDPLSNNKNKSRKLLLNTPPFVVLDVPSTLSKASKRWHLAFSTIYCSRALHSLLNDPLSNNKNKSRKLLLNTPFVVLDVKPSSGFSDIDQTSLTALVKEKNLDQLLELRGVEGVAEALKADIKNGIHGDVKDVARRKEEFGSNTYQKPPTKSFLHFVVEAFKDLTILVLLACATLSVGFGIKEHGVKEGWYDGGSIFLAIFLVISVSAVINFKQNRQFDKLSKASNNIQVDVVRHGRLQQISIFEIVVGDVVCLKIGDQVPADGLFLDGHSLQVDESSMTGENDHVEVNTSLNPFLFSGTKVADGYARMLVTSVGMNTTWGEMMSTISHDANEQTPLQARLNKLTSSIGKFGLAAAFLVLVLLLVRYFTGNTKDENGNQEFNASKTKAGDIVNAVVGIIAAAITIVVVAIPEGLPLAVTLTLGYSMKRMMADQVMVRKLSACETMGFATIICTDKTGTLTLNQMKVTKFWLGKQPIEAASSIATDLLELIRQGVALNTTGSIYREPSSSKFEFSGSPTEKAILSWAVLELGMDMERMKKNYTILHVEAFNSEKKRSGILIRKKADNTIHAHWKGAAEMILAMCSSYYDASGSMKDLDDGKRMTFEQTIQGTAASSLRCMAFAHKQIRKEEQEIGEGLQKLKEDSLTLIALVGIKDPCRPGVRKAVEDCQYAGVNVKMITGDNIFTARAMATECGILRPGQEMDSEAVVEGEVFRQYTEEERMEHVDKILVMAGSSPFDKLLMVECLKKKGHVVAVTGDGTNDAPALQEADIGLSMGIQGTEVAKESSDIIILDDNFASVATVLRWGRCVYNNIQKFIQFQLTLNVAALVINCVAAASTAEVPLTAFHLLWMNLVMDTLGVLALATDRPTKELMEKPPVGRAEPLITNIMWRNLLAQALYQIVVLLTLHFKGQSIFGVNKEKDTLIFNTSVLCQVFNEFNARELEKKNVFEGIHKNKLFLGIVGLAIILQVVMVEFLNKFADTERLDWGQWVACIGVAAASWPIGWLVKCIPVSDKPVLDYLKW